GCACGATATGGCCGTTTTCTACAATCCCGCTCTCTACATTTTCCAAGCGGGCCATTTGCTTGCTATAGCTTTCCAACACTTTCAAAGCATCCTCGTCTTGCGGCTCGCTTTGAGGTTGTTCTTCTACTTCCATTCCTTTAAAGTCTGGAAGTTTGATCTCCGGAATAACCGATACCGTAGCTTTATAAATCAAAGGAAGTCCGCGATCGATCTGAACCACTTCTACCTTGGGATCCCCGATCGTTTCTAAATCTGCTTCCTTAATCACTTCCGGCAAGGTTTGATTAAGTAAAATATCCAGAGCTTCTTCAAAGAGCGCTTCCTTACCCACTAGACTCTCAAAGATGGGGCGCGGCACTTTGCCCTTGCGGAAACCGGGGATATTAATCTGCTTGACCATTTTTCGATATGATTGCTCTAACGCTTCTTCAACCCGCTGTTCCTCTACTTCGATCTCCAAGGTAGCCAGATTAGTTTGTATCTTCTCCACACTGAACTTCATTTATTCTGCTCCTCCTTGCTCTGTTCAACCCCAGCAATGACTCTAAATATGGGTGCCGGTTAACTTTACCATATTATTTTTCCCATTACCAGCAACAAACATAACTGATTAGGGTGTCAAAAAACTCGTTTCTGTAGAAACAATTATTACCCGCATCCGGCGTATCCTCAAAAACCTGAAAAGAGTGCGTGGTATTTCGATCAATAATTTTTTAAGGTTCAAAAGAAGTGCTCTCTTTAACACTCTTTTTACATTAATTGCCGCTATCTTAAAGGAGAACCAGATTTTTGAGCGCAGTAAACCCCTGACTGGGATTCGATCCACGTGATACCTTCTGCGCAACACTGAGGGTAGGCCTTCTACCCCATTTCGTTTCTTGGCTAAGGCACGATACTCTTCTGTGGATAACTTCTTAATGTAAGTTGCTCGTTGCACCATTTTTTCGGATATCATCACAAAAGCGGATTTCTTTTGCAGCTTAGCACCACATTTTTCTCTTAGAGGACAATGTTCACAAGTTGCTTTGTTAAAGGAGGCCCGATACATCCCGCTATCTTTATAGTATCGCGTTTTATAAGGACTAAAACCGGCAGGACATTTTATGATTTCCTTATTATGTTCGTCAAGCTGAAAGTCGGCCAGAGTTACATCCGGTGATTTCCCGAGCAGGGCGGTTGTTATGAGTTCGATGTTACATTCTGCAGCCAGTTCCATGTTTTCAATACTGGAGTAGGCCCCATCGGCCAGCAAAGTCATTGATGTTTCCTGTTTGCCAAGTTTTTCAATGGTTTCTTTGCAGAAGCTGCTGTCACTATGACTGTTTTGTTGGTAATCATAAGAGGTAATCAGGGCACCTTGGTCATCAAAGGTTTCTACCAGATTGCCGACATATCCCTTGTTGTCCTTCCCGGCTTTGCTTCGATAGGTGGCATCCGGGTCAGAGGGGTTTTGCAGACTTTTGGGGGATACTTGTTTTTTATCTTTAAGAGTGGCTTTCCCTTCCGGTGTCTTTTCGGTTTGTTCATTAAGCACCCTTTGCAGAAGCTGGTATTCAGTCAAATCAAAATAGCTTTCATCCAACTTAGAGATGAGTTCATTCGCATCGTCAATCACTTGCTGCAACCGGGAGGTGATTTCCTCTCCCTTACGGTGATAGATCATTTCGTTTCGGTCTTCTTCTTTGAGGTAGTGCATCAGCTCGGTTGGAAGTAGCTTATCTTCTTTATTTTTATGGAGAGCCTTTACCATGTTTGCCACGCAGGTATAAAGAATCTCCAGCCGGGACATTTTCTTGCAGCTGGATGAAACCATCAGGCTATCCATCCGTTTCATGGAGGGGCTAATGTTTAAGTATTCGACAAAGACCTGGGCCATCGCTTCCATTTCTTCTTGTAAGAGATCAACACCGGTCTCTTGGGTATGCTGGTAGAGCCTTTCGCGAAAACGGCTAAAGGTGCGGTCGCTGAAGGGTTGCTCTTTAAAACTGGTTGTGTGAAGGGCATATTGGAATCGCACATCACAAAGAATACTGGCAAGAAGTTCATCATCGGTCAGGTTAAACATCTCTTTTAAAATCATAGATCCGACCACCGCGTTTACCGGGCTGTTAGGCCGTGAGGCTGGATTGTCACTATATAAAACCGCAAAACGTTCTTCGTTAATAGCGGGAAAGATGATATCTGCAAATCCTTTTGCCCAGGAATTCGCAATGAACTTCTGAATACGTTCACTGAGAACTAAAAAATTGTCTTCCAGGTTGATTTGTTGATATTTATTCAGCTTAAATGCCACATTAATCTACCTTCCATTGGAAATTTTATATGGTTTTATTATACCATATAAATGGCCAGATTTCCTTATATATCAAGGGCTTTCGGCTTT
This genomic window from Methanofastidiosum sp. contains:
- a CDS encoding trigger factor family protein — protein: MKFSVEKIQTNLATLEIEVEEQRVEEALEQSYRKMVKQINIPGFRKGKVPRPIFESLVGKEALFEEALDILLNQTLPEVIKEADLETIGDPKVEVVQIDRGLPLIYKATVSVIPEIKLPDFKGMEVEEQPQSEPQDEDALKVLESYSKQMARLENVESGIVENGHIV